From a region of the Lactuca sativa cultivar Salinas chromosome 4, Lsat_Salinas_v11, whole genome shotgun sequence genome:
- the LOC128133745 gene encoding uncharacterized protein LOC128133745 gives MEALQSFRNIGFASILPKVSSFCQTHEIETLDMEELYIGARNRRTTKTNRFHFEVEIFNTVVDMQLTDRFSETSTQLLEYMGALIPCDSFAQFDKSKLLKLGKLYKYDFDDSDMIDLEGQLEIFYHSCIKDERFTSLKGISDLSRLMVSTGKHRSYPLVYKLLKLALIVPVATASVERCFSNLKLSKTDLRDKIGDEFLNDALLCNVETEALMKVEDEKVMERFQKMSARRGQI, from the coding sequence ATGGAGGCATTGCAGTCTTTTAGAAACATAGGGTTTGCTAGCATTTTGCCAAAAGTATCCTCTTTTTGTCAAACACACGAAATTGAAACTTTAGATATGGAAGAGTTGTATATTGGTGCGAGAAACCGTAGGACTACAAAGACTAATAGGTTTCATTTTGAGGTTGAAATCTTCAACACGGTGGTAGATATGCAACTTACAGATCGATTTAGTGAAACAAGCACCCAATTACTAGAGTACATGGGTGCTTTGATCCCTTGTGATTCATTTGCACAATTTGACAAATCAAAGTTATTGAAGTTGGGTAAGTTATACAAGTATGACTTTGATGATTCAGATATGATAGACCTCGAAGGGCAACTTGAGATATTTTATCACTCTTGCATCAAAGATGAGCGTTTCACTAGTTTGAAAGGAATTTCCGACCTTTCTCGTTTGATGGTTAGTACAGGGAAGCATCGGTCTTATCCTTTGGTTTATAAGCTTTTAAAGTTGGCTTTGATAGTACCCGTAGCGACCGCAAGTGTAGAAAGATGTTTTTCAAACTTGAAGCTCTCGAAGACAGACTTGCGTGACAAAATTGGCGATGAATTTTTGAACGACGCATTGCTTTGTAATGTCGAGACGGAAGCACTTATGAAAGTTGAGGATGAAAAAGTAATGGAGCGGTTTCAAAAGATGTCTGCACGAAGAGGACAAATTTAA
- the LOC111897183 gene encoding uncharacterized protein LOC111897183, translating into MGQKGGRDAFVSQGFDTWNKKDAFRSHVGGVDSFHNKAREKCEFLMREKQAINVVLRRQTKAEDNKYKAQLRVSIIVVRLLLKTGLPFRGHDESVNSENRGFYIEVLKAIRETSEEIFNNTLENAPKNNQLISPKIQKELVQCFAQEVLLSIHEEIGQDVLRIDESSDVSKKEQMAIVLRYVDSLGNMQGEFNGLKALILQENDTAFYVHCFAHQLQLVVVDVAKKHDGRGLNQETTLVRAGETRWGSHFNTLTSLMKLFADVLVVLDFVKEEGGSLANHQQASGILAYFKSYEFVFYLHMMYAI; encoded by the exons ATGGGACAAAAAGGAGGGAGAGATGCATTTGTTTCCCAAGGTTTTGATACTTGGAATAAAAAAGATGCATTTCGGAGTCATGTGGGTGGTGTTGATAGTTTTCATAACAAAGCAAGAGAAAAGTGTGAGTTTTTAATGAGGGAAAAACAAGCAATTAATGTAGTCTTGAGGAGGCAAACCAAAGCGGAGGACAATAAATATAAAGCTCAATTACGTGTTTCTATTATTGTTGTTAgacttttattaaaaaccggTTTACCGTTTCGTGGTCATGACGAGTCGGTTAACTCGGAAAATAGAGGGTTTTACATTGAAGTGTTAAAAGCCATTCGAGAGACTAGTGAAGAGATTTTTAACAATACTTTAGAAAATGCTCCTAAAAACAATCAACTAATTTCCCCTAAAATTCAAAAAGAACTTGTGCAATGTTTTGCACAAGAAGTACTTTTGAGTATTCATGAAGAGATTGGTCAAGATGTTTTAAGAA TTGATGAATCTAGTGATGTTTCAAAAAAGGAACAAATGGCTATTGTTTTGCGTTATGTCGATAGTCTTGGCAATATGCAAGGGGAATTCAATGGTTTGAAAGCTTTGATATTACAAGAGAATGACACGGCTTTTTATGTACATTGCTTTGCACACCAACTTCAACTAGTAGTTGTGGATGTAGCAAAGAAACATGATG GAAGAGGGTTAAATCAAGAGACTACACTTGTTCGAGCGGGAGAAACAAGATGGGGTTCACATTTCAACACACTCACAAGTTTGATGAAGTTGTTTGCGGATGTTCTTGTAGTTTTAGATTTTGTGAAAGAGGAGGGAGGGTCATTGGCAAACCATCAACAAGCATCTGGAATCTTAGCATATTTTAAATCATATGAGTTCGTGTTTTACTTACATATGATGTATGCCATTTAG